Proteins found in one Sporosarcina jeotgali genomic segment:
- the ileS gene encoding isoleucine--tRNA ligase — protein MDYKDTLLMPKTDFPMRGGLPTKEPQMQEQWEKDNMYAKVQERTKGKPTFILHDGPPYANGDLHMGHALNKVLKDIIVRHKSMTGFHAPYVPGWDTHGLPIEQALVNKGVKRKEHSIAEFREMCKDYALTQIDNQRTQFKRLGVRGDWDNPYITLKPEFESRQIKVFGDMAKKGYIYKGLKPVYWSPSSETALAEAEIEYQDKKSPSIYVSFPVRDGKGVLESDVTILIWTTTPWTIPANLGISVHPDFVYTIVEANDKKFLVAKDLVEGLAAELGWEDYTTAGEFKGRELERITASHPIYDRESLVMLGEHVTADAGTGCVHTAPGHGEDDFYVAKQYGLGVLSPINDRGVMTAEAPLFEGLFYEDANKAVTEKLKEVGALEKLSFFTHSYPHDWRTKKPVIYRATAQWFASIESFRDELLEAIRKTDFTPSWGETRLYNMVRDRGDWCISRQRVWGVPIPVFYAEDGEPIITDETIDHISTLFREHGSNIWFEWETKDLLPKDFSHEGSPNGTFTKETDIMDVWFDSGSTHQGVLVERDDLSYPADLYLEGSDQYRGWFNSSLTTSVAINGIAPYKGLLSHGFTLDGEGRKMSKSIGNVILPSKVTNQFGADILRLWVSSVDYTADVRVSDSNFKQVSEVYRKIRNTVRFLHGNTSDFTPGTDTVAFEDLRPVDQYVYVKLQDLIRDVRTAYEQYEFANVYHAINSFCTGTLSSFYLDIAKDVVYIEAADHPHRRAMQTVMYDSLLALLKLAAPILPHTADEMWAYLEHETAESIQLTDMPEAKELEASDLRAQFDQLMLVRDDVLKALEEARNNKVIGKSLEAHVTVAVREDLASLFETEEIDFAQFFIVSKFSAVPASEMAENAVSLTTGQVSVEKAAGEKCERCWTISETVGSNADYPELCERCADVVAHHYA, from the coding sequence ATGGATTATAAAGACACGCTGCTTATGCCGAAAACTGACTTTCCGATGAGAGGCGGTTTACCGACGAAAGAACCGCAAATGCAAGAACAGTGGGAAAAAGACAACATGTATGCGAAAGTTCAGGAACGGACAAAAGGGAAACCGACGTTCATCTTGCATGACGGACCTCCATATGCAAACGGAGACCTCCACATGGGTCACGCGCTTAACAAAGTTCTGAAAGATATTATCGTGCGTCACAAATCCATGACGGGCTTCCATGCACCCTACGTTCCAGGCTGGGACACACACGGTCTGCCAATCGAACAGGCACTTGTGAACAAAGGTGTAAAGCGTAAAGAGCACAGCATTGCTGAGTTCCGTGAAATGTGTAAAGACTATGCACTTACTCAAATCGACAACCAGCGCACACAATTTAAACGTCTGGGTGTTCGCGGTGATTGGGATAATCCATACATCACATTAAAACCTGAATTTGAATCACGTCAAATTAAAGTATTCGGGGACATGGCGAAAAAAGGCTATATCTATAAAGGCTTAAAGCCTGTCTACTGGTCACCATCATCTGAAACAGCGTTAGCTGAAGCGGAAATTGAGTACCAAGACAAAAAGTCGCCATCCATCTACGTAAGCTTCCCGGTCCGTGATGGCAAAGGGGTATTAGAGTCGGACGTCACTATCTTAATCTGGACAACAACGCCATGGACAATTCCAGCAAACTTAGGAATTTCGGTACACCCTGACTTTGTTTATACAATTGTAGAAGCAAATGATAAAAAGTTCTTAGTTGCAAAAGACTTGGTCGAAGGTCTTGCTGCTGAACTAGGATGGGAAGATTACACGACAGCAGGGGAATTCAAAGGACGCGAACTCGAGCGCATCACTGCGAGTCACCCGATTTACGATCGTGAATCACTTGTGATGCTCGGTGAACACGTAACTGCTGATGCTGGTACGGGGTGTGTTCATACAGCTCCAGGACACGGTGAAGATGACTTCTACGTCGCGAAACAGTATGGACTTGGCGTCTTATCTCCAATTAACGACCGTGGGGTTATGACTGCAGAAGCCCCATTGTTTGAAGGACTATTCTATGAGGATGCAAACAAAGCCGTTACAGAAAAGCTTAAAGAAGTAGGAGCACTGGAAAAGCTTTCGTTCTTCACGCACTCATATCCGCATGACTGGCGTACGAAAAAGCCGGTTATTTACCGTGCTACTGCTCAGTGGTTTGCGTCGATTGAATCATTCCGGGATGAACTGCTTGAAGCGATCCGCAAAACGGACTTCACGCCGTCTTGGGGGGAGACACGACTCTATAACATGGTGCGCGACCGCGGAGACTGGTGTATTTCACGTCAGCGCGTGTGGGGTGTTCCGATTCCTGTGTTCTATGCAGAAGACGGCGAACCGATTATTACGGATGAAACAATCGATCACATCTCAACGTTGTTCCGTGAACACGGTTCTAACATTTGGTTCGAATGGGAGACGAAAGATTTGCTGCCGAAAGACTTCTCTCATGAAGGCAGCCCGAATGGAACATTTACGAAAGAAACGGACATTATGGACGTTTGGTTCGACTCAGGTTCTACACACCAAGGTGTTCTTGTGGAGCGTGATGATCTTTCATATCCAGCAGATCTCTATCTGGAAGGATCTGACCAGTATCGCGGATGGTTCAACTCATCTTTGACAACAAGTGTAGCAATTAACGGAATTGCACCCTATAAAGGCTTGCTAAGCCACGGGTTTACGCTGGACGGTGAAGGACGCAAGATGAGTAAATCAATCGGCAACGTTATTCTACCTTCTAAAGTGACGAACCAATTCGGAGCAGATATCCTGCGCCTATGGGTATCTTCAGTGGATTACACAGCAGACGTCCGCGTTTCTGATTCGAACTTCAAGCAAGTTTCTGAAGTGTATCGTAAAATCCGGAACACCGTCCGTTTCCTTCACGGAAATACGTCTGACTTCACACCAGGTACAGATACGGTTGCGTTTGAAGACTTGCGTCCAGTGGACCAGTATGTGTATGTGAAACTTCAAGATTTGATTCGTGATGTTAGAACTGCGTATGAACAATACGAATTTGCAAATGTGTATCATGCAATTAATTCGTTCTGCACAGGAACGTTAAGCTCGTTCTATCTTGATATTGCAAAAGATGTCGTATACATCGAAGCTGCGGATCATCCGCACCGACGTGCGATGCAAACAGTCATGTATGACTCTCTTCTTGCCTTATTGAAACTCGCTGCACCAATCTTGCCGCACACAGCTGACGAAATGTGGGCTTACTTGGAACACGAAACAGCAGAAAGTATCCAGCTTACAGACATGCCTGAAGCTAAGGAACTTGAAGCGTCTGACCTTCGTGCGCAGTTTGACCAGCTGATGCTTGTGCGTGATGATGTGTTGAAAGCTCTGGAAGAAGCGCGTAATAACAAAGTTATTGGTAAATCCCTAGAGGCACACGTAACTGTAGCTGTTCGTGAAGATCTTGCTTCACTATTTGAAACGGAAGAAATCGACTTTGCTCAATTCTTCATCGTTTCAAAATTCAGTGCGGTGCCAGCTTCTGAGATGGCAGAGAATGCAGTTTCACTAACTACGGGTCAAGTATCCGTTGAAAAAGCAGCCGGTGAAAAATGTGAACGCTGCTGGACAATTTCAGAGACAGTCGGTTCAAACGCTGACTATCCTGAGTTGTGTGAGCGTTGCGCAGACGTTGTTGCGCATCATTATGCTTAA
- the lspA gene encoding signal peptidase II, with the protein MFIYYGIAALVILVDQLTKWLVAANMEIGERIPLIEPYLGLLSHRNRGAAWGMLEGQMWLFAIVTIVVVGGIVYYFQKEAKNEPLFAWSLMLLLGGAVGNFIDRMVRGEVVDFVNVLIPVINYDFPIFNVADAALTAGVVLVILHLILDEKKNKKDKVA; encoded by the coding sequence TTGTTCATTTATTATGGTATTGCAGCACTTGTTATTTTGGTCGATCAGCTGACAAAATGGCTGGTCGCTGCTAATATGGAAATCGGAGAACGAATTCCTTTAATCGAACCGTATCTAGGCTTACTGTCTCATCGGAATCGCGGTGCGGCATGGGGCATGCTGGAAGGTCAAATGTGGTTATTTGCAATTGTTACGATTGTCGTCGTTGGCGGAATCGTTTATTACTTTCAAAAAGAGGCAAAGAACGAACCGTTATTTGCATGGAGTTTAATGTTATTGCTCGGCGGCGCTGTCGGAAACTTTATTGACCGAATGGTGAGAGGCGAAGTGGTAGACTTTGTCAACGTTCTTATCCCGGTCATTAACTATGATTTCCCGATATTTAACGTAGCCGATGCAGCATTGACAGCAGGCGTTGTACTCGTGATTCTTCATTTGATTTTAGACGAAAAAAAGAACAAGAAAGATAAGGTGGCATAA
- a CDS encoding RluA family pseudouridine synthase: MEQFQYVIEEQTAGERIDKALATANPDWSRTLIQQWVKDGIVLVNGGTVKPNYKVKSGDALTVDEPAPEELNIPAEDLNLEIVYEDSDVLVVNKRSGMVVHPAPGHTTGTLVNGLMHHCTDLSGINGIMRPGIVHRIDKDTSGLLMVAKNDKAHTSLFNQLVEKSVTRVYTALVHGHIPHDNGTIDAPIGRNQKDRQSMSVENTGKHAVTHFKVLERFGDFTLVECRLETGRTHQIRVHMKYIGHPLAGDPKYGPKKTIDFDGQVLHAGTLGFVHPVTEEYMEFKAPLPEDFEQLLNEMKSKKG; encoded by the coding sequence ATGGAACAGTTTCAATATGTAATTGAAGAACAGACAGCAGGTGAGCGAATCGATAAAGCGCTGGCAACTGCAAATCCGGATTGGTCACGGACTCTTATTCAGCAATGGGTAAAAGACGGGATTGTCTTAGTGAATGGCGGTACAGTAAAACCAAATTATAAGGTGAAATCTGGAGATGCACTCACCGTGGATGAACCAGCGCCGGAAGAACTTAATATTCCTGCTGAAGATTTAAATCTTGAAATTGTCTATGAAGACAGCGATGTTCTTGTTGTTAACAAACGCAGTGGAATGGTAGTACATCCCGCACCTGGGCATACAACAGGGACACTTGTGAATGGACTTATGCATCATTGTACGGATCTGTCAGGCATTAATGGCATCATGAGACCGGGGATTGTACACCGTATTGATAAAGACACATCGGGACTGCTCATGGTCGCTAAAAATGATAAAGCGCATACTTCACTCTTTAATCAGCTCGTGGAAAAATCAGTAACACGTGTCTATACTGCACTCGTTCACGGACATATTCCGCATGATAATGGCACAATTGATGCACCTATAGGAAGAAACCAAAAAGACCGTCAAAGCATGTCTGTCGAAAACACAGGTAAACATGCGGTCACACACTTTAAAGTGCTGGAGCGATTTGGAGACTTTACACTTGTGGAGTGCCGATTGGAAACAGGGAGAACGCATCAAATTCGTGTCCATATGAAATACATTGGCCATCCTCTTGCCGGGGATCCAAAATATGGTCCGAAGAAAACAATCGATTTTGATGGACAAGTTCTTCACGCCGGTACGCTAGGATTTGTGCATCCGGTAACTGAAGAGTATATGGAGTTTAAAGCTCCGTTACCAGAAGATTTCGAGCAATTACTGAATGAAATGAAGTCTAAAAAAGGTTGA
- the pyrR gene encoding bifunctional pyr operon transcriptional regulator/uracil phosphoribosyltransferase PyrR, producing the protein MAEKANILDESAINRALTRIAHEIIERNKGIDHCILVGIKTRGAYLANRLAEKIEQIEGKPIRIGELDISLYRDDLGLKYENKEPLVKQVDINYSLSDEKVVLIDDVLYTGRTVRAAMDAVMDLGRPSSIQLGVLVDRGHRELPIRPDFVGKNIPTSSDEKVVVNLVESDGEDNVTIHSR; encoded by the coding sequence ATGGCAGAAAAAGCGAATATCTTGGATGAAAGTGCCATTAACCGTGCACTCACCCGAATCGCGCACGAAATCATTGAGCGCAACAAAGGAATCGATCATTGTATCCTGGTAGGCATCAAAACCAGAGGTGCGTATCTTGCAAATCGACTCGCTGAAAAAATCGAACAAATTGAAGGCAAGCCAATCCGAATTGGAGAACTAGATATCTCCCTTTACAGAGATGACTTAGGTCTGAAATACGAAAACAAAGAACCGCTCGTCAAACAAGTAGACATCAACTACAGCTTATCTGATGAAAAAGTTGTCCTGATTGATGATGTCCTCTACACTGGCCGCACAGTTCGGGCAGCGATGGATGCAGTGATGGACTTAGGCCGTCCGTCTTCCATTCAGCTCGGTGTCCTCGTAGACCGCGGACATCGGGAGTTGCCAATCCGACCAGATTTCGTCGGTAAGAATATCCCGACTTCCAGTGATGAAAAAGTTGTCGTGAATTTAGTCGAATCAGATGGGGAAGATAACGTTACAATCCACTCAAGATAA
- a CDS encoding solute carrier family 23 protein, with amino-acid sequence MSEKVLDIHEKPASGKWLALSLQHMFAMFGATILVPQLVGLSPAIALLTSGIATLIFVVVTQGKVPAYLGSSFAFIVPIQVATETGGIGSAMIGSMFVALVYAIVSLVIWKTGHNWIMNILPPVVVGPVIMVIGLAVAPTAVGMASRIDIDGVSTYSLLHFSAAIVTLAAAIICLMFFRGVISLMPVLIGIIIGYLYSAAIGILNFQPVLEAKWFAVPEFLIPGVDYNFVVTPTLLFVMVPIAIVTISEHIGHQLVLGKVVERDFIRDPGLNRSLLGDGIGTLISGLLGGPPKTTYGENIGVMAITRVYSVYVIVGAAVFAILFSFMGKVMAMIATIPTAVLGGISILLFGIIASSGLRMLVDHQVDFDKQRNLVITSVILVIGIGGASINFSDTFHIEGMALAAIVGVLLNLVLPGREKNKLDDVQEEPLWTDKEN; translated from the coding sequence ATGTCAGAAAAAGTATTGGATATCCATGAAAAACCCGCAAGTGGAAAATGGCTTGCATTAAGTCTCCAGCACATGTTCGCAATGTTCGGTGCAACAATCCTAGTCCCGCAACTCGTTGGACTTAGCCCGGCAATTGCTTTACTTACAAGTGGTATCGCTACACTCATTTTTGTGGTTGTCACTCAAGGTAAAGTTCCAGCATACCTTGGCTCTTCCTTTGCTTTCATCGTCCCGATACAAGTCGCGACCGAAACAGGCGGAATCGGAAGTGCGATGATCGGAAGTATGTTTGTAGCTTTAGTCTACGCGATCGTGTCACTCGTCATTTGGAAAACAGGACATAATTGGATCATGAATATCTTACCTCCAGTTGTGGTGGGCCCGGTTATCATGGTTATTGGACTCGCCGTGGCTCCGACTGCAGTCGGCATGGCAAGCCGTATAGATATTGACGGAGTGTCAACTTACAGTCTTCTTCATTTCTCAGCAGCCATAGTCACACTGGCGGCAGCAATCATTTGTCTTATGTTTTTCCGGGGCGTCATAAGCTTAATGCCAGTGTTAATTGGAATAATTATAGGCTATCTTTACTCAGCAGCAATCGGCATTTTAAACTTCCAGCCTGTACTTGAGGCGAAGTGGTTTGCAGTCCCGGAGTTCTTAATACCAGGAGTCGATTACAATTTTGTTGTCACACCAACGCTGCTGTTCGTCATGGTACCAATTGCGATTGTGACGATTTCAGAGCACATCGGTCACCAGCTCGTATTAGGGAAAGTAGTGGAACGTGACTTCATCCGCGATCCTGGATTAAATCGCTCTCTATTAGGTGATGGAATTGGAACACTCATAAGCGGATTGCTCGGCGGACCGCCAAAAACGACTTACGGTGAAAATATCGGAGTTATGGCGATTACACGAGTATATAGTGTCTATGTCATCGTTGGGGCTGCAGTGTTCGCAATTCTATTCTCTTTCATGGGGAAAGTAATGGCAATGATTGCAACCATTCCAACAGCGGTACTTGGAGGGATTTCTATCCTGCTCTTCGGAATTATTGCATCATCCGGTTTGCGAATGCTTGTGGATCACCAAGTGGACTTTGATAAGCAGCGGAATCTTGTCATCACATCTGTCATTCTCGTCATTGGAATCGGCGGTGCATCCATCAACTTCAGCGACACTTTCCATATCGAAGGCATGGCGCTGGCTGCAATCGTAGGTGTACTTCTGAACTTAGTGCTCCCGGGACGTGAAAAGAATAAGTTGGATGATGTTCAAGAAGAACCTTTATGGACAGATAAAGAAAACTAA